A stretch of DNA from Lycium ferocissimum isolate CSIRO_LF1 chromosome 4, AGI_CSIRO_Lferr_CH_V1, whole genome shotgun sequence:
tgatattttcttgaatttcaggCTAATAGGTCGGCTAAGTTGAAGCAGTGCAAACTTGATGCTCGAAGGGAACAGTGGCTCTCACAAGGTTTGTTAAAGTTTTAACCTTTTTTATGTATACTTCATGTATTAGTAATTTTGTCTTTTTGGGTGGGGGCAAGTTCATTACTTTGGACTTGAATATATACAAttaacaagttttttttttctagaatataTAGTTATATTAATTCTACTCAtatgataaataattttgtgGTCAGAGGTATTTCACACCCATTGAGTTAAAATCTTTGAATGCATTTGCGATAGACTAAATTTAAAAATGCGAGAATTTTGGGACATTGTTCGGGGTTTTCtattaaatttgaaagaaacGGTTACAAGTAATGAAATACAGGAATTAAACTACGCGAAATGAGAACTCGATAGCATTCCAGtctgcagaagaagaagaatagaaGGGTctagaagaaaaagagaagaagaagcgTGAGGGAGAGTTTGTCACCAGATATCTGTTAACACTGTAGCCATGTCCAAATGTTAGTTATAAGGTTGTTTCTTCAGCTAGTCACAGCTGTTGCGCCTCATTAATGCATATCGCCTGATTTGTTTATTTATCCAGCTCGGCACTCAGCCTTTAATTGAGCTCATGACACTCTacttatatcaacaacaacaacataaccagTGTAATGACAATCTACTCATATCAattgtaaataaaaaaattgggtAAAGAGGTATTTCACACCCATTAAGTTAAAATCTTTGAATATTTGTTTGCTTTTGGTGAATGTTAGATTAGGGATGGCAAAAGGGCGGGGCGGGTTAAGTCTTCACCTGCTAAGCTTTTTCCCTGCCCCGTTTAGAGTTAGCCCTGCCCTGCCCCCTTTAACTGTCTGGCCCGTTTAGCCCTGTTTTGTCCCACCCCGTTTAGCCTCTATTTAttggtctttatttttgttacgaaaattaatttttccccAATTTGTTCCGTTGAAAATCATCTTCAATTTCTAATATTGTTACCCGAGACATAAGTGATTAAAGGTACAGGTAATGTAAGGACATTTCATCTATAAGAAAATGTTATCAGTCACTTTCTAATGAATGACTTGAATGTTCAATTCTATTTAATTGCTTAATCTTTGAAGCAGATTCAGTGATTGTTATCCCCAGTTGAGTAATAAAATACCAAGTTAGAGTAAAGGAATATTGATTAGCAATGATAAGATACTTGttgattaattaatttcattttcaaagGTTTTCATTCAATGACTTGGAATAAATACTTCCTCTGATCTATAATTGAGTAAAGATAATTAAATAGTCAGCTAAGCTAATTACACAGCTGTACTGTAATCTATAGTTGTGGCAAACAAAAAGTTACTAATAAAGCAACTAAACAGGACCGAGCTTAGATCTTCCCTGCCccatttaatattttgaaaaaaaaaaaaaaaaagtgttgacCTGACCCGCCCGACCCTGCCCCATTTAACCTTGGACCTGCCCTGCCCCGCCGCGCCCCATTTGCCATCCCTATGTTTGATCAATCTCAAGATTGGTACTTCACTGTATTTCTGTTGTTCATTATGTTGTTTTCTTATTTGTATGTGCCTTAATTCTTGGTAATTGGGGCTTGTGTAGTGAAGAATAAAGGCTCCAAGGAGGAACCGAATGGTGGGGGAGGAGCTTGTGGGCAGGAGATTCACGTTGCTGATGAGAGGGGCCAATTGATGGAGAAGTTAGCTATAAAGCCtcgaggagaagaagaaaatggaggTTGCATGAACCACTACAGTGATTTTGATTCAACTTCAAATAGCCCCACCAGCCACACTAGTAGCGTGTTGGAAGGGAATGATTCTGGGACCAATTTCACAGGTGGCAGCAGCAGTTGTAGCAGTGGTGGATGTTGTTCAGGGAGTATGAGCGGCGAGGAAGATAACGAAGAGGACGATAACTGCTTGGATGATTGGGAAGCTGTTGCTGATGCTTTAGCTGCCACTGATAAGAAGCAGGAGCAGCATAACTCTAGCCTGGATTCATCTACAGAGAGTGACGGCAAAGTGGTGCATATGAGTTCTCAGCCAAAAGTTTCTGACCGGCAGGTATCAGGGATGGATACATCACAGCAGAATCCCAAGACGTGGAGGTCTGATGATGCATTCCGACCACAGAGTCTTCCGAATTTGTCGAAACAGTATACTTTCCCTATGAATTCGGGGCGCCATTACCGGGGAGGCTCTGTATGGGGATGTAAAAGTTTATCAATACCCACATCATGTCCTATATGCTGTGAGGATTTGGATTTTACAGATTCAAGCTTTCTCCCTTGTCCTTGTGGGTTTAGGCTTTGTCTCTTTTGTCACAAGAGGATTCTTGAGGAGGATGGGCGGTGTCCAGGTTGCAGGAAGCAGTATAAACATGATCCAGTTGAGGGAGAGGCAAACAAAGGTGCAGGCTGCCTGATGTCTCGACCGGCTCGTTCTTATAGCATGATCTCAAGGTCGTAGGAAGATTCTGTTTTCTGTGAATGTGTATGTTGCGTGCTCTTTCTCTATGTGGCTTGACTTTGTCAGACTCCAAATTTTCTTAACATTAGATGTTGATATAGGATTCGAGAGTTTGAAAGCACAGGGGAACTGTTATGGTTCTCTTATAATTTTGCTCATTATAGATATGGTGCTTGTGCTGATGTAGAAGACTCTTTATGTGAATAGATAAGGTGGGTGATCGATAgattgaatttgatgatataGAGGTCCTTGTCTCTTTGAGCCCTTTGTCACCTTTTATCAGATTACCATGAATAAAAATGAGAGAACAGTTGGACATCAATTGCATGATTATCTTCTcttcttgaatatttttgtcTGTTTTTCTTCTTGACTGCTTGCGATGAATCTGAGTAAATACGCAGCCTATATATTGATCCTCAAATCAGCTGTTAACTGGTCTATTGCGCtcacttttctcttcaattaAGTTTCGGATTGAACCACAATATAAACGCTTACCACATTATGGGCTTCTAGTTCGGCAGATAtgtattgaaatattttttaccaGAAGATATGTATTGATGCTCTGCCTCAAGGTAATAAAGAAGTGAATTTTAGATATAGATATTTAGATTCTCTTTGAAATGCTAAAATTCTTGTGCTTTTGGGAGTCACCTTTAAGTGTAGGGTTTTTTGAAGTGAAGTAGTCTTGTTGAATTTATCTTTGTTGCATTTCCTAATAGTTCTATATTGGATTCAGATTGTGCATTCAGTAGATTCTTATAAACAGTATTGAAAATGATATCATTCTGGGGGCGACTGTCATTTGGAAGTACCTCGAAAAAGGTCCCATGCCTTTCTTTGCTTCCCTTCCCCTCTCCTAAGCTGTTTAAAGGTTGATTTTCAAGTCTTCAAAAATGTTTAGTTTTGTTGAAAGCTAACATTTACATGTGGAGCTTCTATTCACTATCTCAAACTTTTTCTAAGCTTTATTTCTACCGTCTGCTTACTGGAATAACGAGATTGTGTTAGTGTGACAATTGTTTTTAGAGCCTTAGCAGCAATTATGTGGTGTTGCTTCTTTTTTCCCTTGTACAAGTTGATTGCTTTTCCGTGGAACAGAAGACTTTGTGCTACAGCTGATCTTCTCCTTGCTGTTCTTGAGGTTCAATTCCTTTGGAGCCTCTGGTTTGTTCCACGGATAAACAAATGAGATCGATGCATGTTTCCCATGGCTGATAAGATTGTTGGGATGTTGACGGGAGCAATAAAAGTTTGGTTCTGTATAATTTACACTTTATTATGATGTTCACGAGGTtatcttttccaaatttttgtatGGAATTGGCTATCAGTGAATCCCAAGTTGACTTAGATGGAGGAAAGAAAATCTCATACAAGCTGAAGGTGGTAGATCTGAGACCTTCATTTCAAGCAACTATGATGTTATGGTTGCAGAATCCCTGCTACAAAGAAAACTATGTAATGACAACAATCATATGCTTCTAACTATGAATGACTTCAATTTTTGGCAACTTTGACCTTATTTGGCTTTCTTCCGTGAAAAGTTGTCCAGATTTCTTCCTATTAAAAGTTGTAAAACCAAAGTTTTGCCAGCTTGGTTAATTTAAGGTTCTTAAAATGTTTGAAGTTGGAAGTTCTTATTGTAAATGGGGAAAATGTGAGCTTGTTGTATCCCACCGTAAATACTTGAATGTTGGTATTCTTGATACTAatcatattattataaaagtaGGAAGATCCTAAGTGTAAAGTTGAATTACGAAAATGTCCATCAAAAGTTAAACGACATTTTTATCCTTCATTCAAATACTACTCCTATTATATTTTTGTACTAAAGAGTAAATTTACTttccaataaatatatatatatgaatcaaTAAAATGGGAAGTCATTGGTGTTGGGGTGAATTCCCTGAATCTGCCAGGCATTTATTAGTGTAGTCTGTAACGTTTTTGGACTTGGAATTACTTCCAATAATTAttgcaaaatataattaaatgtGTATTCATTGAGATGCTTtcatcttccaagttccaagTCTGCAAATTGGCCGAAGAGTTGTGGAGTAATAGACTTGGGCAATGAAGAGTTGTAGTATAGGTGGAGGGTAATGAAgaatcataatatatatatgggagCCACCTTCCactgctatatatatatatatatatgtatctctTTCTTGTTGTCTATGagtttattattttctttatttattgcAGGTGTAGTTAAGCAGTGCTGCTAAAATTTCGTAGTTGATGCAGTAATGAAGCAACtcagaataatttttttcaagtgGTATTGTTTTCAGGtagtaaaattattttctctaacacgcaatgatatatttttatgtaagTTGATATGTAGTTAATTTATTATATGTTTGATTTgtcaataaaaatcattttgtagaAATTGAGATGGTAATTAACTAAATTCTCTAATTCATAGAAGTCTTTAGCAAAGAATAAGAATATAGATTTCTAGCTAATTTCTCACTACATCCATGGCAATCAGTGACCAATCTTCCGAGGCAAGCAAACATTATAATTCTCTACAAGTGAATACAACTCACCGACAAAaacagagaaaaagaaagacgaAGAAAAGCGAAGACAGAGATACAATGAAGTTTTATCAGTTGATAATTCATTGTAAGTTTGTTATTCTTTTGATTGGCTATGTGAAAAATTATCGATGGAATTTGtgaaaaggatatatatataaattgggaacctataatgtttttttttttttttttttttaatattcatgTGTTTCAGGCAAATGAAAATTGACTCATGACTTGAAAAGTTGGGTTTGTCACAATGTGATTAAAAGTAGATATCAATTTGATTTTTAACGTTCATAcataattgttaatttttatgagataagtatttttattatatgCATGTTATTTACATATGCTCGAGCATATATTTCTCTTAAAATTAAGGTACTACATAACTAAAGTacaatttgattttcaaattacTTCTTGTTACTTTCTGTATGCTTTGATTTCTATTTTATTGCTCAAAGAAAGATTAAAGTTTGTGAGTACCGTTTAAAATTTATCGTGTTGCAATATAATTTTCTACTATATATTTTGGAATTAACGTGCAACGCACGTTCCCATATACTAGTCTACCATACAGGTAAATGCAATTCCTAGGAAAATTGAAACATCTTCAATTATTTTAGCTAGATACATTGGGTTGTCTCATTGAAGTAATGTGGACCTGCCAGTCGGCCCAgtctatccttttttttttttttaattatcttaGGCAGATACCACGTGGCTGCTCTTATTAGGGCGTTGGAGTATACGTGGTGGAATATTTGAGGAATCTGCAAGCTGGCCCGAACACCATCATTATCAAAATATTAGAGCGCAAGGAGCTAAGAATTTATTTGCCTCGATATCAAAGATGCCCGTCTGTGCTGATCAGGGAGTGTTTTCCACCATTTGGTAAAGGTGGACTCGGGGAAGAAAACATCATTTCCCAAAAGGCCACTCTGGAACCAGCGCAACGCGTTTGTTTCTAAAATCAAAACCCTGTTTTGCACCTCTGTGAATGGCTTGTTTCTTAGTTCCTCCACTTCTGCCCAAAAACAACTCTCGGAACGCGCATCTGTTTGCACTCTGTCAGCATGCTCTAACCATCTCTGTGTGAACCGATAACGCTTAGGCCTAGCCCTAATCATGTAAGGTCCAGTATCTTCATTCTTCAGGTGCCTGTAATAGTTTGCAATATCCAAGGGCTCAACTTGCCTGCGAAACTGTGTCCCTAGTTGTATCCACTCCTTTCTTCCCTCGAAGCTATCTGGGAGTTCATACCTTTTCAACATTTCAATGATCTCATCCCATATTCCAGCTAGCTCAAGTCTTTTCACATTAGCATTGAAGTCATCA
This window harbors:
- the LOC132052432 gene encoding uncharacterized protein LOC132052432 isoform X1; translated protein: MVSDSIVKPSIPMVSSNPKDFNKKKRANRSAKLKQCKLDARREQWLSQVKNKGSKEEPNGGGGACGQEIHVADERGQLMEKLAIKPRGEEENGGCMNHYSDFDSTSNSPTSHTSSVLEGNDSGTNFTGGSSSCSSGGCCSGSMSGEEDNEEDDNCLDDWEAVADALAATDKKQEQHNSSLDSSTESDGKVVHMSSQPKVSDRQVSGMDTSQQNPKTWRSDDAFRPQSLPNLSKQYTFPMNSGRHYRGGSVWGCKSLSIPTSCPICCEDLDFTDSSFLPCPCGFRLCLFCHKRILEEDGRCPGCRKQYKHDPVEGEANKGAGCLMSRPARSYSMISRS
- the LOC132052432 gene encoding uncharacterized protein LOC132052432 isoform X2, with translation MLEGNSGSHKNKGSKEEPNGGGGACGQEIHVADERGQLMEKLAIKPRGEEENGGCMNHYSDFDSTSNSPTSHTSSVLEGNDSGTNFTGGSSSCSSGGCCSGSMSGEEDNEEDDNCLDDWEAVADALAATDKKQEQHNSSLDSSTESDGKVVHMSSQPKVSDRQVSGMDTSQQNPKTWRSDDAFRPQSLPNLSKQYTFPMNSGRHYRGGSVWGCKSLSIPTSCPICCEDLDFTDSSFLPCPCGFRLCLFCHKRILEEDGRCPGCRKQYKHDPVEGEANKGAGCLMSRPARSYSMISRS